The proteins below come from a single Pseudomonadota bacterium genomic window:
- a CDS encoding TonB-dependent receptor, with amino-acid sequence MIEEVVVTATRRAASVQDISLSVTAVTGAQLENIGADNIQDYYRIIPNMAVVDRGPGGRQYSIRGISSGIVSQGAATVGVYIDEMPISATGFQPDLSVYDLERVEVLRGPQGTLFGEGSLGGTVRMITPSPSTEGFDADISLDFSSTSEGGNNSAVNGMVNLPLSDNAALRFIGYYRDLDGFIDRVPNPVGIDFDFGAAIGAPGAFQPLLNTGPISGEEDINGEQTTGGRLSLLWMPTDDLEVKLSYLDQQSEFDGRNVENAALGELESNFILDERVDDDLDLTNLTITYDLGWASLLSSTSVYDRERTIVADTNFLGLSLPIPVQLAGTATVTTELQDQVSQELRLTSSSDGRVNWTVGAFYLDKDNGFEQIVVDEFDYFVNWTNIFFESIVGFFPSPPFPITSPNQILDQTGSNEETQFAFYGEVDYQLNDAWTATVGARYYDYEKTDSIVNNDINIVGLGLSDGTFDADDSGTNLKFGLSYNPPETDWLVYASASEGFRIGGTNQAPGIPEENVTYGPDSLWNYEFGAKATLADGRLQINSALYYVDWSDIQLSLPFGFSFAVANAGEARIIGAEIEVVARPTENWDLAFAIGVNDGELTEDAPGADNPANPNPGFDGDRLPGTPDINASISAQRNFTLAGNDAFLRFDYTYTGDSTTTFNESSVRGGGESSFFELDSYSLLNLRFGVDFDRWRGTIFVDNATDELAELLTDNAAFVTRTTRNRPRTVGVKLQYDF; translated from the coding sequence TTGATTGAGGAGGTAGTCGTTACAGCAACCCGTCGGGCCGCATCGGTTCAGGATATCTCGCTCTCGGTCACCGCCGTAACCGGCGCCCAGCTGGAAAACATCGGCGCCGATAATATTCAAGATTACTATCGGATTATTCCCAATATGGCAGTCGTCGATCGAGGGCCCGGCGGACGTCAGTACTCAATCCGAGGGATTTCGTCCGGGATCGTCAGTCAGGGGGCCGCTACTGTCGGCGTCTATATTGATGAAATGCCCATATCTGCGACTGGGTTTCAGCCGGACCTTTCGGTATACGACCTCGAGAGGGTCGAAGTATTGCGCGGACCGCAGGGTACGTTGTTCGGGGAGGGCTCGCTAGGCGGCACCGTGAGAATGATTACACCCTCGCCAAGTACCGAAGGCTTCGACGCTGATATCTCGCTGGATTTCTCGTCGACGAGCGAGGGCGGAAACAACAGCGCCGTAAACGGAATGGTCAATCTACCGCTGTCTGACAACGCGGCACTGCGATTTATCGGTTACTACCGTGATCTCGATGGCTTTATCGACCGTGTCCCAAACCCTGTGGGTATCGACTTCGATTTCGGCGCAGCCATTGGTGCCCCCGGGGCCTTCCAGCCTCTGCTGAACACGGGACCGATCAGTGGTGAGGAGGACATCAACGGTGAACAGACGACCGGCGGCCGCCTGTCATTGCTCTGGATGCCGACCGACGATCTCGAGGTGAAGCTCAGCTACCTCGATCAGCAGTCGGAGTTCGACGGTCGAAACGTGGAGAACGCGGCGCTGGGTGAATTGGAGTCGAATTTTATTCTCGACGAGCGGGTTGACGATGACCTCGACCTGACAAATCTGACGATCACCTACGACCTGGGATGGGCTTCGCTACTGTCGTCGACCTCCGTGTATGACCGCGAACGAACGATCGTTGCTGACACCAATTTCCTTGGTCTTAGCCTACCCATACCCGTTCAGCTCGCGGGTACCGCAACGGTCACAACCGAATTGCAGGATCAAGTGAGCCAGGAACTGAGGCTAACCTCCTCGAGTGATGGCCGGGTCAACTGGACGGTCGGAGCCTTCTATCTCGACAAGGACAACGGCTTCGAACAGATTGTCGTCGATGAATTCGATTACTTCGTTAACTGGACCAATATCTTCTTTGAGAGCATTGTCGGCTTTTTCCCTTCGCCGCCGTTTCCCATCACCAGCCCTAATCAGATTCTGGATCAGACTGGGTCAAACGAGGAAACGCAGTTTGCCTTCTATGGCGAGGTTGACTACCAGCTTAACGACGCATGGACGGCAACGGTCGGCGCTCGATACTACGACTATGAAAAGACCGACAGCATCGTCAACAACGACATCAACATCGTTGGGCTCGGTTTGTCCGATGGGACCTTTGATGCGGACGACTCCGGGACCAATCTGAAATTTGGCCTGAGCTATAATCCGCCGGAGACTGATTGGTTGGTGTACGCCAGTGCATCTGAAGGTTTTCGCATCGGCGGGACCAATCAGGCGCCTGGCATTCCCGAGGAAAACGTCACCTACGGGCCCGACTCGCTGTGGAACTATGAATTCGGCGCCAAGGCCACGCTCGCTGACGGCAGATTGCAGATCAATTCGGCGCTCTACTATGTAGATTGGAGCGATATCCAGCTATCGCTACCCTTTGGCTTTTCCTTCGCTGTGGCCAATGCTGGCGAGGCTCGAATCATCGGAGCGGAAATCGAAGTGGTGGCGAGACCGACTGAGAACTGGGACCTGGCGTTTGCCATTGGCGTCAACGACGGGGAACTGACAGAGGACGCCCCTGGCGCTGATAATCCTGCGAATCCCAATCCGGGTTTTGACGGTGACCGATTGCCGGGCACACCGGACATCAACGCGTCGATATCGGCACAACGAAACTTCACGCTCGCTGGCAACGACGCCTTTTTACGGTTCGACTACACCTACACCGGCGACAGCACGACCACGTTCAATGAAAGCAGCGTCCGCGGAGGCGGGGAGTCGAGCTTCTTCGAGCTAGACTCCTATAGTCTTCTGAACCTCCGCTTCGGCGTCGATTTCGATCGGTGGAGGGGCACCATTTTTGTCGATAATGCGACCGATGAACTGGCTGAGCTCTTGACGGACAACGCGGCTTTTGTGACGCGCACAACGCGTAACCGGCCGAGAACGGTCGGCGTCAAACTCCAGTATGATTTCTAG
- a CDS encoding dipeptide epimerase, translated as MTHPTQITSIDVFAVNIELAHAIRTPIGMLDAARNVFIRINTDAGIRGWGEASPFLPITGDSQESNLDTAIIVGRSLLGLDPLALDDRIEQLRSLTQGQPSIRSAFDIAFYDIAGRAKGLPVYALLGGKKSPLRSDFTIGMQDSVAATLARLEAGLAQGFNAVKLKVGRPGLHDVDHVKAVIDRVGQAMSVKIDANQGWDYETARDCLAAMEEMNLLYCEQPTPANDYQSLKRLREDGFVAICADESLFDEHDAQNLLSMEAVDYLNIKLGKSGGISTGLRINALAEAAGCRCMVGCFAESRLGLTAAAHLAMAQPNIAFVDLDSAFGFIEDPVHGGGTFRKDDGGVIRLTDEPGFGASLRPEFADSCHWASVQL; from the coding sequence CTGACTCATCCGACGCAAATCACTTCGATCGATGTCTTTGCGGTCAATATCGAACTGGCGCACGCCATTCGAACGCCGATCGGGATGCTCGATGCCGCGCGCAACGTCTTTATCCGCATTAACACTGATGCTGGAATAAGGGGGTGGGGCGAGGCGAGCCCTTTTTTGCCGATCACGGGCGACTCGCAGGAATCGAACCTCGACACGGCGATAATCGTCGGCAGGAGTCTGCTGGGCCTTGATCCGTTGGCGCTCGATGACCGTATTGAGCAGCTCAGGTCTTTAACTCAGGGGCAGCCATCAATCAGGTCCGCCTTTGATATTGCCTTTTATGATATTGCCGGCCGGGCCAAGGGGTTACCGGTTTATGCGCTTCTCGGTGGCAAAAAGAGTCCGCTGCGGAGCGATTTTACGATTGGAATGCAGGACTCCGTGGCGGCAACCTTGGCGCGTCTGGAAGCGGGACTGGCTCAGGGGTTTAACGCGGTAAAGCTGAAGGTTGGCAGACCGGGGCTGCATGATGTGGACCACGTCAAGGCCGTCATCGACCGCGTCGGACAGGCGATGTCGGTGAAAATTGATGCCAACCAGGGATGGGACTACGAAACAGCCCGCGACTGTTTAGCCGCCATGGAGGAAATGAACCTTCTCTACTGCGAACAGCCCACGCCCGCGAATGACTATCAGAGCCTGAAACGACTGCGCGAAGATGGTTTCGTCGCAATTTGTGCTGATGAGTCTCTTTTTGATGAACACGACGCACAAAATTTGCTGTCAATGGAAGCCGTGGACTACCTCAACATCAAGCTTGGCAAGTCGGGCGGCATCTCCACGGGGCTCAGAATCAACGCTCTGGCTGAGGCGGCGGGTTGCCGATGCATGGTTGGATGTTTTGCGGAGTCTCGGCTCGGCCTCACGGCTGCGGCACATCTGGCAATGGCACAACCGAACATCGCGTTCGTAGATCTGGACTCAGCTTTTGGGTTTATCGAGGATCCTGTCCACGGCGGTGGTACTTTTCGAAAAGACGACGGCGGTGTCATCCGGCTTACCGATGAGCCGGGATTCGGTGCTTCGCTTAGGCCCGAGTTCGCTGACTCCTGTCATTGGGCGAGCGTTCAGCTCTAG